A window of Pseudochaenichthys georgianus chromosome 11, fPseGeo1.2, whole genome shotgun sequence genomic DNA:
TTAGACAAAAACaacaagctttttttttttttttaaaaccctGGCACATTATCTTTGTGTAAAGTGTAATCATGCTCTGAATCCATTAGTGCCATCTGTTGTTTACACAGAAAACGTTCCAAAAAAGCACACAATCTACAAACGTATGCAACATCCAAAATCCCTCACCAGGTTCTCATTGACGATACCATCACTTGCAGCAAAGAAGGCGAGGATATGGGAGATGAAGTGTTTCTCCCCAGGTTTCAAACGGTCCCAGTGTGGCAAGTCTTTGGATAGATCAACCTGAAAGAAGCAACACCATCAGTACAATCTTCTGTCATATTGCTGCGTCTTAATCAGGTTTTCCCCATGATAACAGGCTTGGAGGATGACGAAGTGTCTCAGTTTTGTTTTTGCGTGGGGCTGTAACATATACATAAGTACTTATTTGTGGGAAACCAGGAAAATAAAACAGAAACTTTTATAATGTAATGCAATAATACAGTAGTATTTCATTTACATTAAATTAAAAGATACTGCACATTCTAATTTATACAGCACATTGAATTACATGTAATTCAAAGTGATGtaaccacatttaaaagaaaactTTCCCTTAAGCAGGCCATTGTATTTTCTTGGTACAGTAAAACTGAAACCCACCTCCTCCACCGTCCAGAAGGAGGCCTGAGCCTGCTTGTACATCCTCCAGATCTCGGGGTACTGGATGGGGAAGATGACAAACCGTCTGGGGTTGTCCCGGAGCAAAGGTTCTTCCTCTTTCTCTGTACCATTTTGACAGTCTGGGTCTTTCTCTTTGATGCCATTCTACCAAGAGCCAGAGCACACCAAGGAAACACATGTCACCTCACCATTgatatagtttaaaaaaaaatatatatattatactcATCCCTGTCCAACCAAAGAACACATTATTACAACCAGTTTAAATACACCTCTCCACCTTAAATAATAATTATGTATACATATTTAATGCTTTATTTTACGCATCTATTTTTAAAGTTATAATTACACTTTGTAAACGTTATCTAAAACATTACTGATGAacattagctaatgttagcttacaTGAGTAGAAAAGTCAAGTGTATGACATTTAAAATCATATTTATTCAACTAACAATAACAAATGTCTATGTAGCAAACGCCTCTATTTATCGGTAAACTGACAGCAGTGTAGCTTATTTTTGACGTTACGTAGTGTCTTGCTAGCTCTCACGCTACTCCCAAGTGACGTATTGAAAATGCTTACCGGTTTTTTGAGATGTTCAGACTGCCGACTTATATTCATTAGGTCCATTTCCTGAGAAGATTATTTTTTCACTGTCGATGTCATTCGGGGTGCTTTTATCTGTTACTCCGTCTCATAACCTTGTGTGGACAGTGAACACAGCAGCTGTAGCTTTGTTGACTAACCCTTTAAACTGACTCAGAGGGAGTGTAGCGCCTCTAGTGTTCATACAGAAGACATGCTACATTATAaaactacaaaaataaaagcCTAACAGCAGTATGAATCGACTTTAATAACTCTTCTAAAATCATCATACCGCAGTCTCTCTCATTTGCAAAAACAAGTAGAACAAGACAAAAAAAATCAGTCAGTCTTTCAGAATGATAAATTCTTTAATTGAAAAGGAATGCAATTTAAAATGAAATCGTTAACAAATAGCATTCCATTTGATGATGTGAGTATGTGGAGGAATTTTTCACATTTTCCTTTGTGTTTGGAATGACAGCATGACTATTAAATGAACTCTGAGCTGGATATCAATGTGTGTGAACCAACAAATCCAGATCGCTACACCGGTATGTTGTGAATCCCCAACCTGAACACATCATTTGTGCACGCCCATGCGCCGTTTTGGCACTTCAGCATAAACACTTGATGAAAGGCCATTGGTGGATCATCATCTACCTGTTACAAAAGCAGTTGAGAAGTATTTGTGAGCACAACGATTATACTCCAATTTCTACCGAAGCAGAAATGTATTATACACATCACACAAGATCTTTTCTGTAACCATACATGAAATATTCAATGTTATGTTTTTGTAAATTAACACAGTTGTTTGGACTATAGTAGCAAAGGCAATCAGATGTAGCAGGTCAATCAACaaaatgttatatatatatatatatatatccagaAGCATAATTACaacttaaatatatattatcCTTTGGCGAAATATGCATTATATGTAAACTACAAAAAACTCATAATTTGTTCATCATCAGatcaaaagacaaaaaaacaacaacactagAGAAATGTATATTAAATACCACTATATTTATATAGCCTATTTTAGTAATATATATTAGAAGGAAATTACTGCAAGTGTTTCCACAGcgcattgctctgtttcagacAAGAGATTGTCTACATCTTACTTTTTAAACATATGCAGACCCAAGGTTATCTACAAAAATGTTCAAGCTTACCTGCAACTGTCCAAACACCATGATCAGGATACAACTGTCTACCGTGGGTTGGAAGTCTTGTTCTGTGATAATGTGTTTAATACGCTTGAAAGGCAGGTTCTGTAAATGGGGAACAATAGCATTTATTAATAGTGTACAATAACAAAAACAGGATTCTTTGATATGAAGTTTCCAGTCTGGAAACTGTTTTGCTCCTCATTTCTGATACTTATAACATGTCAGGAAAGGCTACTTTTTAAACGTTTGTATGAATTAATGAAAAATAAGCACTTACTGCTAATTTGCCAGAGATAGCTTCTCTCCCTTGAAAAGGTGAACCCTCCCATGTCAAACAGGAATCAGGAGCCTGAGGAAATTACAATCACATGTTTATTTGACCACGAATCACAGTATTTACAACAGTAACTTCAACtatgaatgtaacgttagtGGATATTTGGTTTATAAGTGTTGATATTATCCATAATACAGGCAATAATTTAATTGAGAATGAACAAACTTACATAAAGGTTACCCAGTCCTGTCCTGTTGGTATTGTCAAACTGGTTGTAATATTCTTGGACAAAGCCCTCCCCAATCTTTTGCCATATTTCCTTTTCGCAAGCCATCTGTGAAGCTTTGGATCTGTAAAATCAAAAAGTATTGTTATTAGCAGTCAGTCAAAGCTGCAGTCAAATAATGGTAATGTTTACTGATGACACTCcacaaatatattttctaaCATAGAAATGTTCTGGTCATTCCAGTTATTTGAACAATACATGTAAAAACAACACCATAATAATCAGTCATGGTCACATTAAATTAACACTTTGTATTGCTTGTTAATGCTTTTAACATGTACAAATAGTACTGATCCAAGGATTCTAACCTAGATAGAAATGCCAATCACTCAATTAGTTACACAGTTAGAACAACTTGTGATAGAGAAAAACTCAATCTGATGTTGTAAAAAGGAAATTAAAATCTCAATCCAAAGCTTTGTACACCTTTATCCTACGACAGGTTGCCCTACATTTAGCACTCTATTACTAAATGTAATGGTTACTGGACAGGTAGGAGAAGACATTTGTCAACATAGTATGTTGACACTTTCACTATGGGAACATTCTCCCCAGATATGCTTTGTATTGATATGGGGAACACTTTGAGAGTTGTGGTAAAAGGTGATTTGTGACGGTGGTCTCCGAGTGAAATTAATTCAGACCACGCATAATTATGTATATTTACGTCTCTGGAGCTGGTTAATTTGGCCAGGAATTAACAGCTGGAAAACTTCCTTTACAATGTGTTTGATGTCAGTGTTCCAACGATAAAACCGATTAAAACCGTGACAAAACCAACAATTAAAACTTTTAATGCTGAATTGTTGTGTGAAGGTTGCTAGTCATGCAATACGTTGTTGTCATTATCTGTATGAGTAACGCCTGGACAAAGCCGCAtcagttaaaaaaaatatattaaacgaGTCTCAATAAAGATTAAAAACAGAATCAGGTCCATCAGAAAGCACTGGGCTAGCCTGGGGGTTAGCTACAGAAAGTGTCACGGCCATAAGCCATTCAAAAGCGTAAAGttatagctaacgttagcacaaAGATTTACTTTTCTCGGAACCGTTTCAGTTAATGTGGTCTCGCTGTTATATTCGTCTCAAAAACACCGTGTTACTACAACTGGAGAAGCTGTTGTTTGGTAACATTAGACTAAAAAACAACACTTTACCGTGTCCAAAAGTTTTAGCTTACTTTTTCGATCGGCGGGCGAGCCAGCATGGAGATCCAGGCAATAACGATGGAGGTTCCCGCTTCCTCAGAGTTATGACAAACCGATGACGTCACTTACAACTGACCAATAAGGGCTAACAACGTTGAAATAGTTCTGCCCTGTGTTCAGCCTGTCAGGAGCTCATTCTCCCCGACTCCGTACCACCTTCAACCATGTATGTATTTATGATTATGAATAGGCTACTGTAGTACAGATGGTTGGACTCTAGTCCTGTCAATCATATGGAAGATGTAAATGACACGCTCAGAGCAAATACAGTCCACAATTCAGAGTCAACCCTAGTATGAAGGCGGGATTATTAATCAGGCTAAATGGAGGCGTTGTCTGAAAAACTAAACTCAGGGCTCAAAGACTCATTTTTTTAGTGGCGATGAGCTGACATTATTTAATTTATACATTTCAGTTGTTTAAGATTATGTTACTTATTTTAAAACAGACACTGTGAAATAAAAATTGAGTACTGTGTTTTTAATTGGCAAAACCTATACAGTTGTTGAAGGTATTATAAAGGCCGAGTGAAGTAACTTCAGTTGTACTGCCTTTTTGGAGTCATAGCTCTATTCATTAATCATGTTGTTATGCAACAATAACTTTATGAAAACTTAAGTAATAAGCATATTACCTCCTTCTTCCTATAATACATTTGGCAGGAGGACAGTCAAAACACTTTGAAGCCTTCTCAGTTTCAATGTTAGCGCAGTTACTCCCCAAATCTTTAAtgattattaaaaaaacaaacaagatcAACCTGTAAATGAAACGTCTTTATTTGTGAACTATTTGGCAAACAATTAATCAAATAATAAACCATAGCTTTAGCCATTGATTGTTGGATGGCTAAGGTTTACGTCACATCTCTTAGGTACAGTTGTCTCCCCCGACGAGATTAAAGCTTTCTCCAGTTAAAGTTACAAAACTGAATCACATGAACTACGAACTAACCAATCATCTAAGGTGTGCTTTATTTTAAAAGGTGCTATCAAagatatagcccaatatcatttAGGCAAATGTACCACATAGCCATACAGTCAGGCTATCAATAATGTAATTTTCCTGAAATGGAAGACATTAAATGCTTTACTAGAGGAGATCCATATTGCGTCGGAGAGAGTGATGAGACATTAGAAATACAGATTAATTCATAACAGCGTGCAGGTCTTCTTTACAAACACAACAGGAATGTTATTTATAAAAAAGCTGGGTTAATTCTTTTTGTAAtacattttaagatctttacAGTTCCTCCAATTGTACCTTGGTTACAGTGTCCTATTGGCAAGGGGGATTCCTTAGTCCTCCTgacttcaaatcaaatcaaacatCTGACATTGTTTTCCACATAAATGGAGAAAACAAGCGTGACAGAGATAAGACCCATTTAGGcactttaaaaaacattttgctACAGTTCAGTGCTTGTTGCTGCCAGGAAAATGACACTCAAAAAATGCAGAATGTCTTCCCGCACTTGACTTCCAGTGACTTGTTCAGAAAGGCTACTATTGCTTTGTTGAGGCCCATGCACCAATAGCTCCTTTGCAATGGATGGCAGTACAAGTAGTCTCTACAGTCTTCACCCAACAGGCCTCTGAGGTTAGAACCAAGTGTTGTGTTCAATGTTCTCGCATGTCACTGCTCTGGCTGTGATGTGAAATAATCGTCTGTCCGGAACACGCTGGGGATTTCTTGACGTTGATGTGGTGCTGTTCTTCTTGGGCTGGTCGGTTTCTGTGATTAAAAGGACACGAAAGGAATTATTTAATATAAAACTTCTGCCAGGAGTATAGTCACAAACATTGCTGGACAATATTCTtaatgtttacattacattacatttagctgacgcttttatccaaagcgacaataagtgcgttcgaccaacaaaatacaaacttgaagaaaacagaatcatataagtacatcaggtttcatagagcaaaaacatttcaagtgctactcaactggctttagataagcctgtcctttattagtatataagtgctttgttaatagttctattgctcgaagtggagtcgaaagagatgagttttcagtctgcgccggaaggtgtgttaaccatgtcctggaagtaggaagggccagatccattcacagcatggtacacaagtaccattgtcttgaagtggattctagcagttaacGGAAGCCAGTTTATTGGAAAACTATCTGTTTCACACCAAACCGTTTACTGGTTTTTACATGACAGTTAGTATTTAAACAAACATAACATTTATAGGTACTGAGCatacaaaacgcacatttaagaAGCCTGGGACACTGCGGAAGATCTTCTTGAAAGCACCGGGTAGCGTTCCTAGTTCTCCCTCTGCCAGCGTGACCTGATCCTCCATCTCGTTGACATTGGCTCCCACCATCTTTACAAAGGCCTGCAGCCATTCCAAAAGCAAAAACCAGATACAATTGAGATCTATTCACACTGTTTGAGACCAAGGAAATTCAAAACActtaaacaattaaataaagCTAAAAGTCTCACAAGCCTTGCAGATTTTTGCTTATTGATGCAGGTTTGTATTCCCATTAGTTGCTTGGTAGGttataagcattttaaaacagtaACAGCGCTCCTAGACTGGTGTTTAGTTCCATTATTGGAAGAGGAAACAACCAGTCAATGAGTATGTTCTTGTTCACAATATGTCTTGAAGTTGTTCCTCTTGGGAGGAGGATATTTTGTTTGGTTAATAATGAATAAAACACTGCATACTGTATAAATCCTGTTCACTACACATTACATCACAAGTTTCATGGCCCATTGCCAATACAACTATTTGTGTTGTGTTATTTAAGTTGTCGTCAACCCTGACGTTGAATATTGTGTAATCAAAAGGATCACTCACCTCCAGCTTATCAATTCTTCTGTATATTTGTTTCATTTCATCCGACTTCTGCTGGATTTGAGGTAGGTTTTCATTTACTATCTGGGAGGTATCGTTACGGATCTAGTTTAAAAGAATAAGAGAAACAAATATGCATTTTATTCAATGAGAATACAAATATGATACAGTGCATTCATAAGTTGTTTCAGTGTCATAGCTTACCATATCTAGCATTCCAACAAACTCATCCACTCTTGTCAGCATTTCTTCCAAGCTCTTGTCCAAGCACAGGATCTAGAGGGGAAAGAAAAATCTGAAAATCTGCACAAACTATCTAGAAACAAAACAAGATAACTGAAATTACATCCAATGAAACTGAGCCAGCCTGGGGCTTAAGAGACTGTTTCTGTGCACTTTATTATCAATCCCACACACCAGTTAAAGCTTGAATTCAATCAATTGCCCTTAAATTGAGTGAGCATGCCTACAGGGCTGAATCACAGGGCTCTTTGTCGTCTTACAGAGCAAGAAGCTAGCTCACACATTTTCAGTTAATGTTTCAGTTAGTGTCCTCTCCGGATGACAACATTTTGGTCAGTCGACCATCATAAGAAAATAGA
This region includes:
- the LOC117455327 gene encoding nuclear transport factor 2-like is translated as MACEKEIWQKIGEGFVQEYYNQFDNTNRTGLGNLYAPDSCLTWEGSPFQGREAISGKLANLPFKRIKHIITEQDFQPTVDSCILIMVFGQLQVDDDPPMAFHQVFMLKCQNGAWACTNDVFRLGIHNIPV
- the bloc1s4 gene encoding biogenesis of lysosome-related organelles complex 1 subunit 4, producing MDLHRVDRVGLLSPLEESSAEISRDSGIVSQSASSLSMVSEILSSGTVSQSPSFGAAANVISQSPSLNEAAEPGTPEQRTPEQDEELRHTALSYSSYIKATAGKEILCLDKSLEEMLTRVDEFVGMLDMIRNDTSQIVNENLPQIQQKSDEMKQIYRRIDKLEAFVKMVGANVNEMEDQVTLAEGELGTLPGAFKKIFRSVPGFLNKPTSPRRTAPHQRQEIPSVFRTDDYFTSQPEQ